One Vallitalea pronyensis genomic region harbors:
- a CDS encoding right-handed parallel beta-helix repeat-containing protein — protein sequence MNGLWMKKGMRICTVMVLLFSILNTHAIRAKSKTEEVNMELYVSLQGSDKDDGSMNRPFRTIMKAQKVIQDMNAIPKGGITVYIREGVYSIDDTLSFTRKDSGEQDAPITYQNYKDEHVCISGGVRLKKSDFTRVNDEGILNRLWDEKVKDKLLQVDLDAAGIEDYGHLSRRGYVHNDAQQVTQMELFVEEQRMTLSRWPNYEKMLWTSIVDQGHILSQGQDVLGGPTLAFDKTFERSKKWMNREDIWMDGILSYDWVWGYNRIQHMDSEKRQVTLTYGTQDGVFDWGETRGVFFQNILEEIDMPGEYYIDRDAKKLYYYPTTAFQESPDPEILLSHANKPLLSLKNCAYMNFKGIVFDGTRSDGIVCHEGDNHHITFEGITVKHIGQTGIVLHGTDIKVLDSDIYNLGSAGVRVNGGDKKTLTSSHNTITNCHIYNVGQIRKGYNPALSMDGVGVVVSHNLIHDTPHMAITVRGNDHFIAYNECYNISQIFRDMGIIYMNLGARPYERGTHIYRNYFHDYWSINDEHDDNNGVYLDNGTQGVLINENIFYRSDVVGIFTHGGGFNTMKNNLFIDVSGPYRDVNFMQTGWGYWIIRNTVKQWAEQKATMDFASMPHAKYDRLVAFYNFDDTYVSEMMSLDSAEDDRPWNKFGGTMQNAQPDNVFKDNVIYNHNNPMLSRHEEGIWRNTGHGTFSAVVSDGNVVMDENPGFVDYDNDDFTLKPDAKVHTLMDNFPNIPFHEMGLYVNENRPSLPASTVGKVKLIVSGHKKKETVILKEGDTFLVSSEVLPKPSVGEKPLIIYRSSNETIAVVDAGGKVTGLSPGFVEITAHSANNMGIYDGHMFRVDKDIQKENEDLNDADSRETTMTSTHEKMDVMSQDRESSVDASNEKKTGFTGTMVSLGILLTIITGGVIFLKRRK from the coding sequence ATGAATGGTTTATGGATGAAAAAAGGCATGAGAATATGCACGGTCATGGTCCTTTTATTTAGTATACTTAATACCCATGCAATAAGAGCAAAGAGTAAAACAGAGGAGGTTAACATGGAATTATATGTATCCTTACAAGGTAGTGACAAAGATGATGGCTCAATGAATCGACCTTTTAGAACCATCATGAAGGCACAAAAAGTCATACAAGACATGAATGCAATTCCTAAGGGTGGTATTACCGTCTATATTCGAGAAGGTGTTTATTCTATTGACGATACCTTGTCGTTTACTAGGAAGGATTCTGGTGAACAAGATGCCCCCATTACCTACCAGAATTATAAAGATGAACATGTTTGTATTTCAGGAGGTGTACGCTTAAAGAAAAGTGATTTTACCAGAGTAAATGATGAAGGGATATTGAACCGACTATGGGATGAAAAAGTAAAAGACAAACTGTTACAAGTAGATTTAGATGCAGCGGGTATTGAAGATTATGGTCATCTATCCAGAAGAGGTTACGTGCACAATGATGCACAGCAGGTGACCCAAATGGAGCTGTTTGTTGAAGAACAGCGTATGACCCTAAGCAGATGGCCTAATTATGAGAAAATGCTATGGACATCTATTGTGGATCAAGGACATATACTTAGTCAGGGACAAGATGTGTTGGGGGGACCTACCCTTGCATTTGACAAGACCTTTGAGCGAAGCAAAAAGTGGATGAACAGGGAGGATATATGGATGGATGGTATCCTTTCCTATGACTGGGTTTGGGGATATAACCGTATCCAACATATGGACAGTGAAAAGCGACAGGTGACATTAACCTATGGTACACAAGATGGTGTCTTTGATTGGGGAGAAACACGCGGTGTATTTTTTCAAAACATATTAGAAGAAATCGATATGCCAGGTGAGTATTATATAGATAGAGATGCAAAAAAACTTTACTATTATCCCACAACAGCCTTTCAAGAATCCCCTGACCCTGAGATTCTTCTTAGCCATGCCAATAAACCCTTGTTAAGTCTTAAGAATTGTGCTTACATGAACTTTAAGGGTATTGTATTTGACGGTACACGAAGTGATGGTATAGTATGTCATGAGGGCGATAACCATCATATCACATTTGAGGGAATAACTGTTAAGCATATCGGTCAAACAGGTATTGTGCTTCATGGCACAGATATAAAAGTATTGGATTCGGATATCTATAATCTTGGTTCCGCCGGGGTAAGGGTTAACGGTGGCGATAAAAAGACGTTGACATCAAGTCATAATACCATTACAAACTGCCATATCTATAACGTTGGACAGATTCGTAAGGGGTATAACCCGGCTTTAAGTATGGATGGTGTTGGGGTGGTTGTAAGCCATAACCTGATCCACGATACGCCCCATATGGCCATTACAGTAAGGGGTAATGATCACTTCATCGCATATAATGAATGCTATAATATTTCACAGATATTTAGAGACATGGGTATTATTTATATGAATCTTGGAGCACGGCCCTATGAGCGTGGCACGCATATTTATCGTAATTATTTCCATGATTATTGGTCCATTAATGATGAACATGATGATAATAATGGTGTGTATCTGGACAATGGCACCCAAGGGGTCTTGATTAATGAAAACATTTTTTATCGAAGCGATGTGGTTGGCATTTTTACCCATGGTGGAGGTTTTAATACCATGAAAAACAACCTGTTTATCGATGTTTCAGGACCTTATCGGGATGTAAACTTTATGCAGACAGGATGGGGATATTGGATTATCCGTAACACGGTAAAACAGTGGGCTGAGCAAAAAGCAACCATGGATTTTGCATCCATGCCCCATGCTAAATACGACCGTTTGGTGGCCTTCTATAACTTTGATGATACCTATGTCTCAGAGATGATGAGTCTGGATAGTGCAGAAGATGATCGGCCTTGGAACAAATTTGGGGGCACCATGCAAAACGCTCAACCAGACAATGTATTCAAGGATAATGTGATCTATAACCATAACAACCCAATGCTCTCACGACATGAAGAGGGTATTTGGCGAAATACAGGCCACGGGACCTTTAGTGCTGTTGTTAGTGATGGTAATGTGGTCATGGATGAAAACCCAGGTTTTGTTGATTATGACAACGATGATTTTACCCTAAAACCAGATGCTAAGGTCCATACACTCATGGATAATTTTCCTAATATTCCATTTCACGAGATGGGTTTATATGTCAATGAAAATAGACCTTCTCTGCCAGCATCAACCGTTGGAAAAGTGAAACTTATTGTAAGTGGCCATAAGAAAAAAGAAACCGTGATTCTAAAAGAAGGTGACACATTTTTGGTATCCAGTGAAGTGTTACCAAAACCATCAGTTGGGGAAAAGCCATTGATTATCTATCGCTCATCCAATGAAACCATAGCCGTTGTTGATGCAGGGGGTAAGGTAACGGGATTAAGTCCAGGATTCGTGGAAATAACAGCACATAGCGCCAATAATATGGGTATTTACGATGGGCATATGTTCCGAGTAGACAAAGATATTCAGAAAGAAAATGAAGACCTTAATGATGCAGATAGTCGAG